A genome region from Babesia bigemina genome assembly Bbig001, chromosome : I includes the following:
- a CDS encoding HSP60 fold T-complex protein 1, putative has protein sequence MFAQRFGPQALLRSGGRMFGPSDNAIVRNIEACTEIADMLKTSLGPNGMKKLIVNHINKRFVTSDCETILGGIEVEHPAAKVLAMAVQTMQNEFGDGTNSLIALAGEMLGNASLLLGEGLHISDIRLGYEIAYNRLLELIEDEVIWKVSNIRDEAELSLVVGTSIAGKHISRPQFITSLVARACASIIPPDPKCFDVDNVRVVKICGGSLDQSTVINGMAVVRDTSGTVKKVGRTKVLVVAGGLEFAGTEAKSTVMLHTAEELLNFSKGEEAEMEQVIRSIKDKGVSCVIAQGAVSDLALHYCNAMGIMVVKITSKFELRRLCRSLGATAVVKLEEPSEDDLGVVESAEVTELSSQKIIVFKAAEHRLSTIILKGATQGMLDEIERAIDDALCCISAAIRDPRFLPGGGAFEIEMARKLAKFAHTLSGLEQHAALKFAESFEVIPKVLAANSGHDATVVITELYAAHDAGDRFACVSSDIEHRLASAETGRVYDHYVVKLFCIKLAYEAVSTILSVDQLIMAKPAGGPKPRQPGPPDL, from the exons ATGTTCGCTCAACGTTTCGGTCCGCAGGCGCTCCTGCGCAGCGGCGGCCGTATGTTCGGCCCTAGCGACAATGCCATTGTGCGCAACATTGAGGCCTGCACCGAGATCGCAGACATGCTCAAGACCTCCCTGGGGCCAAATGGCATGAAGAAGCTCATCGTGAACCACATCAACAAGCGCTTCGTGACGTCCGATTGCGAGACCATCTTGGGCGGCATCGAGGTGGAGCACCCAGCGGCGAAGGTGCTGGCCATGGCCGTCCAGACCATGCAGAACGAGTTTGGGGATGGAACCAACTCGCTGATCGCTCTCGCCGGCGAGATGTTGGGAAAT GCATCGCTGCTTCTGGGCGAAGGACTGCACATATCCGACATTCGCCTGGGCTACGAGATCGCGTACAACCGCCTGCTCGAGCTTATCGAAGACGAGGTCATATGGAAGGTCTCCAACATCCGCGACGAGGCGGAGCTGTCGCTGGTGGTCGGCACCAGCATCGCCGGCAAGCACATCTCACGCCCCCAGTTCATAACCTCCTTGGTCGCCAGGGCGTGCGCGTCCATCATCCCGCCGGACCCGAAGTGCTTCGACGTCGACAACGTCCGCGTGGTCAAGATCTGCGGAGGCAGCCTGGACCAGTCCACCGTGATAAACGGCATGGCGGTGGTGCGCGACACCAGCGGCACCGTGAAGAAGGTGGGACGCACCAAGGTGCTCGTCGTAGCCGGCGGTCTGGAGTTCGCCGGCACCGAGGCCAAGAGCACCGTGATGCTGCACACGGCCGAGGAGCTGCTCAACTTCAGCAAGGGCGAGGAGGCTGAGATGGAGCAGGTGATCCGCTCCATAAAGGACAAGGGCGTGAGCTGCGTGATTGCGCAAGGCGCGGTGTCTGACCTCGCGCTCCACTACTGCAACGCAATGGGCATCATGGTCGTCAAGATAACGTCGAAGTTCGAGCTGCGCCGCCTGTGCCGCTCCCTGGGGGCCACCGCCGTCGTCAAGCTGGAGGAGCCGAGCGAGGACGACCTCGGCGTGGTGGAGTCGGCCGAGGTGACGGAGCTGTCGTCGCAGAAGATCATCGTCTTCAAGGCGGCCGAGCACAGGCTCTCCACCATCATCCTCAAGGGCGCCACGCAGGGCATGCTGGACGAGATCGAGCGCGCCATAGACGATGCGTTGTGCTGTATCAGCGCTGCTATTCGTGACCCGCGCTTCCTacccggcggcggcgccttcGAAATCGAGATGGCGCGCAAGCTGGCCAAGTTCGCGCATACCCTGTCGGGGCTGGAGCAGCACGCCGCGCTCAAATTCGCCGAGTCCTTCGAGGTCATCCCCAAGGTGCTGGCCGCGAACTCCGGCCACGACGCGACCGTGGTCATCACCGAGCTGTACGCCGCCCACGACGCGGGCGACCGCTTCGCGTGTGTCAGCTCCGACATCGAGCACCGCCTAGCCAGCGCGGAGACGGGCCGTGTGTACGACCATTACGTGGTCAAGCTATTCTGCATCAAGCTCGCGTACGAGGCCGTCTCGACGATCCTGTCCGTGGACCAGCTCATCATGGCGAAGCCTGCGGGCGGCCCCAAGCCCCGGCAGCCCGGCCCGCCCGACCTTTAG